From the genome of Bactrocera oleae isolate idBacOlea1 chromosome 2, idBacOlea1, whole genome shotgun sequence, one region includes:
- the Vps45 gene encoding vacuolar protein sorting-associated protein 45 — protein sequence MNLITAIKLYVEKMCNESGPGMKTILLDKETTSIISMAFSQSDMLQREVYLFERLDSGRSNERMKNLKCIVFIRPTKQNIQLLADELRSPKYGAYFIYFSNIIPRTDIKYLAECDESESVREVKEVYADYLCVNPNLFSLNINSSMYRLNWLPDALGRTVQGVLAVLLSLKLNPVIRYRAGSVVSQTLAKQIYEHICKESSLFDFSRTHENGAAPPLLLILDRRDDPVTPLLHQWTYQAMVHELLNIHNNRVDLSNIPGIPKDYKELVLSGDQDEFYGNNMYANFGEIGSTIKNLMEEFQRKAKDQKKVESIADMKNFIETYPQFKKMSGTVQKHLCIMGELSALTTKRNLFEVSELEQEVACKAEHSAQLQRIRKIIADERISVDDAIKLVALYALRYERHANCDTSSLLQIIKTRGGKTAIVPSLIEYAGTHMRQGEIFNLVRISDAVKLTRNLIKGLKGVENVFTQHTPLLKETLEEVFKGRELDPMYPAINSELVPFRRPPQEVVVFIIGGATYEEALAVHQLNNAGYKVILGGTTIHNSESFINEVLNATDGIQFKHTKTMLKYISSDNY from the exons ATGAATTTAATTACAGCCATCAAATTGTACGTGGAAAAAATGTGTAATGAATCGGGGCCGGGAATGAAGACTATATTGCTGGACAAAGAGACG ACAAGTATAATATCAATGGCTTTCAGCCAATCGGACATGCTTCAACGAGAGGTTTATTTGTTTGAACGTCTTGATTCGGGTCGTTCTAATGAGCGCATGAAAAATCTTAAATGCATTGTATTTATAAGGCCTACTAAACAAAACATACAGTTGTTAGCCGATGAACTCCGCAGTCCCAAATATGGTGcctattttattt ATTTTAGTAACATCATTCCACGCACTGACATTAAATATCTAGCAGAGTGCGATGAAAGTGAATCAGTACGCGAAGTGAAAGAAGTATACGCAGACTATTTATGTGTAAATCCAAATTTGTTTTCACTCAACATAAATAGCAGTATGTATCGTCTAAATTGGCTGCCGGACGCGCTTGGACGCACAGTGCAAGGAGTGTTAGCCGTATTATTATCTCTTAAGCTCAATCCGGTTATACGATATCGCGCTGGTTCAGTCGTATCGCAAACATTGGCAAAGCAAATATATGAGCATATTTGTAAAGAGTCAAGTCTTTTTGATTTTTCACGCACCCATGAGAATGGCGCAGCACCACCATTACTGCTTATATTGGATCGTCGTGACGATCCTGTTACGCCATTGTTGCATCAGTGGACATATCAAGCAATGGTTCATGAactattaaatatacataacaaCCGCGTTGATCTCTCTAACATACCGGGTATACCAAAAGATTATAAAGAGCTCGTTTTATCCGGTGATCAGGATGAGTTCTACGGCAATAATATGTacgcaaattttggtgaaatcgGTTCTACAATCAAAAACTTAATGGAGGAGTTCCAGCGTAAAGCTAAGGATCAGAAAAAAGTTGAAAGTATAGCTGATATGAAGAATTTCATTGAGACATATCCACAGTTCAAGAAAATGTCTGGTACGGTACAAAAACATCTTTGCATAATGGGTGAATTGTCAGCACTTACCACTAAACGGAACCTTTTCGAAGTATCCGAATTGGAGCAAGAAGTTGCCTGTAAAGCGGAACATTCGGCACAGTTACAGCGTATACGAAAAATTATAGCCGATGAACGCATTTCGGTCGACGATGCTATAAAACTAGTGGCGCTTTATGCATTGCGTTATGAGCGACATGCCAATTGTGATACTTCGAGCTTATTGCAAATTATTAAAACACGTGGTGGAAAAACAGCAATCGTGCCTAGTTTAATTGAATATGCTGGTACGCATATGAGGCAGGGAGAAATATTCAACTTGGTGCGCATATCCGATGCCGTCAAACTGACCCGCAACTTAATTAAG GGCTTAAAGGGCGTGGAGAACGTTTTTACGCAACATACACCACTGCTCAAAGAAACGTTAGAGGAAGTTTTCAAGGGTCGGGAACTAGACCCTATGTACCCCGCCATCAACTCTGAGCTTGTGCCTTTCCGTCGTCCACCGCAAGAGGTGGTCGTGTTCATTATTGGCGGCGCAACATATGAAGAAGCACTTGCAGTACATCAGCTTAATAATGCCGGTTACAAAGTGATATTGGGCGGCACCACTATACACAATTCAGAAAGTTTCATAAATGAGGTGTTGAACGCCACCGATGGCATTCAatttaaacacacaaaaacaatgTTAAAATACATTTCAAGTGATAACTATTAA
- the ImpE3 gene encoding uncharacterized protein ImpE3 isoform X1, whose protein sequence is MYLSMQQIYLKKSSISQMLCLLLFSYVILPGTWAAPQLLTSYLPASMQALAYYIDYLQYEPISSTTVEPPFSMNDDELTNIFNASPTTTPLPIRPTTSTLSTNKQPSTWLSTTSHPTWTSKPSQGVSTTGSSWWKPPIWWQPTATTTAKPTVPPTPTHRPGLYAPVKSPLIKPQSHKLVGYEIFDEIGDNTEGFDKLTLALIRDIQTEAEHDEFTNDVESLDNFLRLYDDNYGRPAFDNDNTVDRWSTTSTAGKKRVPPTKPYVEFLLVYDLLKRDAKAANLSKYEGYSEELLRDLHDLSNASAERQLYTLFKRMIDRGDVQRSDVVSRLQGIMKDLANPQSATAKELRYIPAMPFVP, encoded by the coding sequence ATGTATCTAAGTATGCAACAAATATACTTGAAAAAGTCATCTATCAGTCAAATGTTGTGCTTACTTTTATTTAGCTACGTTATTTTGCCGGGCACATGGGCTGCGCCACAGCTTCTCACCAGTTATTTGCCGGCTTCTATGCAAGCGCTCGCCTACTACATCGACTATTTGCAGTATGAGCCAATATCGTCGACAACTGTTGAACCACCGTTCAGTATGAACGATGATGAATTAACTAATATATTTAATGCTTCACCTACGACCACACCGCTGCCAATCCGTCCAACAACCAGTACGTTATCCACAAACAAGCAGCCATCGACGTGGCTCTCAACAACTAGCCATCCAACTTGGACCAGCAAGCCGTCACAAGGCGTTAGCACCACGGGTTCTAGCTGGTGGAAACCGCCTATTTGGTGGCAGCCTACTGCAACAACTACTGCAAAACCTACAGTGCCGCCAACACCTACACACAGGCCCGGTTTGTATGCACCTGTAAAATCACCACTAATCAAGCCGCAATCTCACAAACTCGTCGGTTATGAGATATTTGACGAAATTGGTGATAACACTGAGGGTTTCGACAAATTGACATTGGCGCTGATACGCGATATACAAACAGAGGCAGAACATGATGAATTTACGAACGATGTGGAGTCTTTGGACAACTTTTTGCGCCTTTACGATGACAATTACGGACGACCCGCATTCGATAACGACAATACTGTGGATCGTTGGTCAACTACATCGACTGCGGGTAAAAAACGTGTACCGCCAACCAAACCATATGTAGAATTTTTACTGGTCTACGATCTGTTAAAACGCGATGCAAAAGCAGCTAATCTCAGCAAATACGAGGGTTATTCGGAAGAATTGTTGAGGGATTTACACGATTTGTCCAATGCTTCGGCGGAGCGTCAACTCTATACGCTTTTCAAGCGTATGATCGATCGTGGTGATGTGCAACGTAGTGACGTCGTCTCTCGCTTACAAGGAATAATGAAGGATTTAGCTAACCCCCAAAGTGCCACTGCAAAGGAGTTGCGCTATATTCCAGCCATGCCATTCGTGCCTTGA
- the ImpE3 gene encoding uncharacterized protein ImpE3 isoform X2, with protein MQALAYYIDYLQYEPISSTTVEPPFSMNDDELTNIFNASPTTTPLPIRPTTSTLSTNKQPSTWLSTTSHPTWTSKPSQGVSTTGSSWWKPPIWWQPTATTTAKPTVPPTPTHRPGLYAPVKSPLIKPQSHKLVGYEIFDEIGDNTEGFDKLTLALIRDIQTEAEHDEFTNDVESLDNFLRLYDDNYGRPAFDNDNTVDRWSTTSTAGKKRVPPTKPYVEFLLVYDLLKRDAKAANLSKYEGYSEELLRDLHDLSNASAERQLYTLFKRMIDRGDVQRSDVVSRLQGIMKDLANPQSATAKELRYIPAMPFVP; from the coding sequence ATGCAAGCGCTCGCCTACTACATCGACTATTTGCAGTATGAGCCAATATCGTCGACAACTGTTGAACCACCGTTCAGTATGAACGATGATGAATTAACTAATATATTTAATGCTTCACCTACGACCACACCGCTGCCAATCCGTCCAACAACCAGTACGTTATCCACAAACAAGCAGCCATCGACGTGGCTCTCAACAACTAGCCATCCAACTTGGACCAGCAAGCCGTCACAAGGCGTTAGCACCACGGGTTCTAGCTGGTGGAAACCGCCTATTTGGTGGCAGCCTACTGCAACAACTACTGCAAAACCTACAGTGCCGCCAACACCTACACACAGGCCCGGTTTGTATGCACCTGTAAAATCACCACTAATCAAGCCGCAATCTCACAAACTCGTCGGTTATGAGATATTTGACGAAATTGGTGATAACACTGAGGGTTTCGACAAATTGACATTGGCGCTGATACGCGATATACAAACAGAGGCAGAACATGATGAATTTACGAACGATGTGGAGTCTTTGGACAACTTTTTGCGCCTTTACGATGACAATTACGGACGACCCGCATTCGATAACGACAATACTGTGGATCGTTGGTCAACTACATCGACTGCGGGTAAAAAACGTGTACCGCCAACCAAACCATATGTAGAATTTTTACTGGTCTACGATCTGTTAAAACGCGATGCAAAAGCAGCTAATCTCAGCAAATACGAGGGTTATTCGGAAGAATTGTTGAGGGATTTACACGATTTGTCCAATGCTTCGGCGGAGCGTCAACTCTATACGCTTTTCAAGCGTATGATCGATCGTGGTGATGTGCAACGTAGTGACGTCGTCTCTCGCTTACAAGGAATAATGAAGGATTTAGCTAACCCCCAAAGTGCCACTGCAAAGGAGTTGCGCTATATTCCAGCCATGCCATTCGTGCCTTGA